Proteins encoded within one genomic window of Brassica rapa cultivar Chiifu-401-42 chromosome A09, CAAS_Brap_v3.01, whole genome shotgun sequence:
- the LOC103840733 gene encoding spermidine synthase 1, whose amino-acid sequence MKLIQRISTAYIFRFTSHQNNPAKTLIPLSHFTRFLSSSPSRAAAAAMDAKEASATDLKRPREEDDAAAAAASMETENGDQTKEPACFSSVIPGWFSEMSPMWPGEAHSLKVEKVLFQGKSDYQDVIVFQSATYGKVLVLDGVIQLTERDECAYQEMITHLPLCSIPNPKKVLVIGGGDGGVLREVARHASVEQIDMCEIDKMVVDVSKQFFPNVAIGFEDPRVNLVIGDGVAFLKNAAEGSYDAVIVDSSDPIGPAKELFEKPFFQSVARALRPGGVVCTQAESLWLHMDIIEDIVSNCREIFKGSVNYAWTSVPTYPSGVIGFMLCSTEGPDVDFKNPVNPIDDSSSKSDAPLKFYNAEIHSAAFCLPSFAMKVIESKAN is encoded by the exons atgaaattgaTACAGCGAATCTCCACTGCTTATATCTTCCGCTTCACTTCACATCAAAACAACCCTGCAAAAACCCTAATCCCTCTCTCTCATTTCACCCGCTTCCTCTCTTCTTCGCCGAGcagagcagcagcagcagccatGGATGCCAAAGAAGCCTCCGCCACCGATTTGAAGCGACCGAGAGAAGAGGATgacgccgccgccgccgccgcttcCATGGAGACAGAGAACGGGGATCAGACAAAGGAGCCTGCTTGTTTCTCCTCCGTGATTCCCGGGTGGTTCTCCGAGATGAGTCCCATGTGGCCAG GAGAGGCACACTCTTTGAAGGTTGAGAAGGTTTTGTTTCAAGGGAAATCTGATTACCAGGATGTCATTGTCTTCCAG TCTGCGACATATGGGAAAGTTTTGGTTTTGGATGGAGTGATCCAACTCACGGAGAGAGACGAATGCGCCTATCAGGAGATGATCACTCATCTTCCTTTGTGCTCTATCCCTAACCCAAAGAAG GTGTTGGTCATTGGAGGAGGAGATGGAGGTGTCCTGAGGGAAGTTGCACGCCATGCTTCTGTTGAGCAGATTGACATGTGTGAGATTGATAAAATGGTGGTCGAC GTCTCTAAGCAGTTTTTCCCTAATGTAGCAATTGGATTCGAGGATCCTCGCGTGAACCTCGTCATTGGCGATG GTGTTGCTTTCTTGAAGAATGCTGCTGAAGGATCATATGATGCAGTCATTGTTGACTCCTCAGATCCAATTG GTCCAGCAAAGGAACTGTTTGAGAAGCCCTTCTTCCAATCAGTGGCTAGAGCTCTTCGACCTGGTGGAGTTGTGTGCACTCAGGCTGAAAGCTTATGGCTTCACATGGACATCATCGAAGACATTGTGTCCAATTGCCGTGAGATCTTCAAAGGCTCTGTGAACTACGCATGGACCAGTGTTCCAACATACCCGAG TGGGGTTATCGGATTCATGCTATGTTCAACCGAAGGGCCTGACGTTGACTTCAAGAACCCTGTGAACCCGATTGATGATAGCTCCAGCAAATCAGATGCACCCTTGAAGTTTTACAATGCTGAG ATTCATTCAGCTGCGTTTTGCTTGCCTTCTTTCGCCATGAAGGTAATAGAGTCAAAAGCTAATTGA
- the LOC103840737 gene encoding uncharacterized protein At4g28440 — MADTKPGLRKPAFTKVDQLRPGTSGHNVTVKIVSTKMVLQKGRADGPQARQMRISECVVGDETGIVVFTARNDQVDLMKEGTTVTLRNAKIDMYKGSMRLAVDKWGRVEVTEPASFKVKEDTNMSLIEYELVNAVE, encoded by the exons ATGGCAGACACGAAACCCGGGTTGAGAAAGCCAGCTTTCACTAAGGTTGATCAGCTGCGTCCTGGGACTAGCGGACACAATGTCACCGTTAAGATCGTTAGCACCAAGATGGTGTTACAGAAAGGTCGTGCAGATGGTCCTCAGGCTCGCCAGATGCGCATTTCTGAATGCGTTGTCGGAGACGAGACTGGGATTGTCGTCTTCACCGCAAGAAATGACCAAG TGGACTTGATGAAAGAAGGAACCACTGTAACTCTACGCAATGCAAAAATCGACATGTATAAAGGATCAATGAGGCTAGCTGTAGACAAGTGGGGCCGCGTTGAAGTAACAGAGCCTGCCAGCTTCAAAGTTAAAGAAGACACTAACATGTCCCTTATCGAGTATGAGCTTGTCAATGCTGTCGAATGA
- the LOC103840740 gene encoding NADPH-dependent alkenal/one oxidoreductase, chloroplastic: protein MNTALATTTATTPALRRETPPLRHCSLAKPSVFRLNRVGFKSGVQTIGKSLLRISASNQSASAAVNVATNASIPSEMKAWVYGEYGGVDVLKLESNIAVPEVNDDQVLIKVVAAALNPVDAKRRQGKFKATDSPLPTVPGYDVAGVVVKVGSAVKDFKEGDEVYANVSEKALEGPKQSGSLAEYTAVEEKLLALKPKNIDFAQAAGLPLAIETADEGLVRTEFSAGKSILVLNGAGGVGSLAIQLAKHVYGASKVAATASTGKLELVRSLGADLAIDYTKENIEDLTEKFDVVFDAIGMCDKAVKVIKEGGKVVALTGAVTPPGFRFVVTSNGDVLKKLNPYIESGKVKPVVDPKGPFPFSRVADAFSYLETNHATGKVVVYPIP, encoded by the exons ATGAACACTGCGCTTGCAACAACCACCGCCACAACTCCCGCGCTTCGCCGCGAGACGCCTCCCCTCCGTCATTGTTCTCTCGCAAAACCGTCAGTTTTCCGATTAAACAGAGTAGGATTCAAATCCGGCGTGCAAACCATCGGCAAGTCATTACTGAGGATATCCGCGAGCAATCAGAGCGCTTCAGCGGCAGTTAACGTCGCAACGAATGCTTCGATTCCAAGCGAGATGAAGGCGTGGGTGTACGGTGAGTACGGAGGAGTGGATGTTCTGAAGCTAGAGAGCAACATTGCTGTTCCGGAGGTTAACGATGATCAGGTGCTCATCAAGGTTGTTGCGGCGGCTCTTAATCCCGTCGACGCAAAGAGACGGCAAGGGAAGTTCAAAGCCACCGATTCGCCTCTCCCG ACGGTTCCTGGATACGACGTCGCAGGAGTAGTGGTGAAGGTGGGAAGCGCGGTGAAGGACTTCAAAGAAGGAGACGAAGTATACGCAAACGTGAGCGAGAAAGCGTTAGAAGGACCGAAGCAATCCGGTTCTCTGGCGGAGTACACGGCCGTGGAAGAGAAGCTATTAGCCTTAAAGCCTAAAAACATCGATTTCGCTCAAGCCGCGGGGCTTCCCCTTGCTATTGAAACCGCCGACGAAGGTCTCGTTAGGACCGAGTTCTCTGCCGGAAAATCAATTCTCGTCCTCAACGGCGCCGGAGGAGTAGGAAGCCTTGCGATTCag CTTGCGAAGCACGTCTACGGAGCTTCGAAGGTGGCTGCAACAGCGAGCACGGGGAAGCTAGAGCTGGTGAGAAGCTTAGGTGCTGATTTAGCTATTGATTACACTAAGGAGAACATTGAAGACTTGACTGAGAAATTCGATGTCGTCTTTGACGCCATTG GGATGTGTGATAAGGCGGTGAAGGTGATAAAGGAAGGAGGGAAAGTTGTGGCCTTGACCGGAGCTGTCACGCCTCCTGGTTTTAGATTCGTTGTGACATCTAACGGCGACGTTCTGAAGAAACTGAATCCATACATTGAGAGTGGGAAGGTGAAGCCTGTGGTTGATCCCAAAGGACCTTTCCCATTCTCACGCGTGGCTGATGCTTTTTCATACCTAGAAACGAACCATGCCACAGGGAAGGTCGTTGTGTATCCTATCCCTTGA
- the LOC103840736 gene encoding uncharacterized protein LOC103840736: MAALAPGILQKLIDGMKTGVKPTREHRSSLLQVTDIVPIDLDEKNLLPKQGFFIKVTDSSHSIYVSLPPDQDDVVLSNKLQLGQFIYVDRLEPGTPVPIVQGARPIPGRHPLLGTPEPLMSCTRGGGKGENERGRGSWDLNGDVLVLKPASLDFDQCTPAKQRVVTRGRSPGGVRCSYGGGVLRGESPGSVMRKSCVVVPSSSSKFPRSRSVCDRETVKSTVSSALFSPFKSSAKKSNSPPPSVRTRRATAAAALVEDERDVPKSTSKLASPKHSKLEKQEKSSSLTGRLSTLSKEAMQQRETAQKIALQALREATVTETVVRHLKTLANISKSAKADCPAACFEKFLEFHKQISETMTEIASIEAANVNKSEDGSSSILNEIQHNSIDQEKTASKRRTTALKQQQNHKKLRSNDENKNPSAAPPPSGLGNSVKLAREIENEAANWFMEFIEKALERGMKKCKGTCDADVKKVPQPLIIQVVNWVEAEQSADNTRRPVHPKASQITRKLRIKMKNP, from the exons ATGGCGGCTTTAGCACCCGGAATCCTCCAGAAGCTAATCGACGGTATGAAAACCGGAGTTAAACCGACCAGAGAACACAGAAGCTCTCTCCTACAAGTCACAGACATCGTCCCCATCGATCTCGACGAGAAGAATCTCTTACCAAAACAAGGCTTCTTCATAAAAGTCACCGACTCTTCTCACTCCATCTACGTCAGCCTTCCTCCTGACCAAGACGACGTCGTGCTAAGCAACAAGTTGCAGCTCGGTCAGTTCATTTACGTCGATAGGCTCGAGCCAGGGACCCCTGTTCCGATCGTTCAAGGCGCTAGGCCTATCCCTGGACGGCATCCTCTGCTCGGGACTCCTGAGCCGTTGATGAGCTGCACGAGAGGAGGAGGAAAGGGTGAGAATGAACGTGGGAGAGGCTCTTGGGATCTGAACGGTGACGTTTTGGTCTTAAAGCCTGCGTCTTTGGATTTTGATCAGTGCACTCCGGCGAAGCAGAGGGTGGTGACGAGGGGGAGGTCGCCGGGTGGTGTTAGGTGTTCTTATGGAGGAGGGGTTTTGAGAGGAGAGAGCCCTGGTTCGGTGATGAGGAAGAGCTGTGTTGTTGTTCCATCGAGTTCTTCGAAGTTTCCGAGGAGTAGAAGTGTTTGCGATAGAGAGACGGTGAAGAGCACTGTTTCTTCTGCTCTTTTTAGTCCTTTTAAATCCTCT GCAAAGAAAAGCAACTCACCTCCTCCGAGTGTACGCACTAGACGAGCAACGGCAGCTGCTGCTTTGGTGGAAGATGAAAGAGATGTTCCAAAGTCTACTTCGAAATTGGCTTCTCCAAAGCATAGTAAGCTGGAGAAACAAGAGAAGAGTTCTAGTCTAACGGGAAGACTCAGCACATTGAGTAAG GAAGCTATGCAGCAGCGAGAGACGGCTCAGAAGATAGCTCTTCAGGCATTGAGAGAAGCTACGGTCACCGAAACAGTTGTTCGTCATCTTAA GACATTAGCCAATATCAGCAAATCAGCAAAAGCTGATTGTCCAGCTGCGTGCTTTGAGAAGTTCTTGGAGTTTCACAAGCAGATATCTGAAACCATGACCGAGATAGCTTCCATTGAAGCAGCTAATGTGAACAAATCTGAGGATGGATCGTCTTCGATACTTAACGAAATCCAGCACAACTCTATTGATCAGGAGAAAACCGCATCAAAGAGAAGAACCACTGCCCTGAAGCAGCAGCAAAACCATAAGAAATTGAGATCAAACGATGAGAACAAGAACCCATCAGCAGCTCCTCCTCCTTCCGGGTTAGGAAACTCAGTTAAGTTGGCTAGAGAGATAGAGAACGAAGCTGCAAACTGGTTCATGGAGTTTATAGAGAAGGCTCTAGAGAGAGGGATGAAGAAGTGTAAAGGAACGTGTGATGCAGATGTTAAGAAGGTTCCACAGCCTCTGATTATCCAAGTTGTAAACTGGGTGGAAGCAGAACAGTCTGCTGATAACACTAGACGACCAGTACATCCAAAAGCATCACAAATCACTAGAAAGCTCAGAATCAAAATGAAGAATCCTTGA
- the LOC103840735 gene encoding aldehyde dehydrogenase family 2 member B7, mitochondrial translates to MASRRVSSMLSRSFMSSPSLFALRGKHHNMNRGVYGYSNVAAGEDTITPPVKVEHTQLLIGGKFVDAASGKTFPTLDPRTGEVIAQVAEGDVEDVNRAVSAARKAFDEGPWPRMTAYERSKILLRFADLVDKHNDEIAAIETWDNGKPFEQSSKIEVPMLARVFRYYAGWADKIHGMTVPGDGSHHVQTLHEPIGVAGQIIPWNFPLLMLSWKLGPALACGNTVVLKTAEQTPLSALLVGRLLHEAGLPEGVVNIVSGFGPTAGAAIASHMDIDKVAFTGSTDVGKIILQLASKSNLKAVTLELGGKSPFIVCEDADVDQAVELAHFALFFNQGQCCCAGSRTFVHERVYDEFVEKAKARAIKRAVGDPFKSGIEQGPQVDSEQFKKILKFIKHGVESGATLQAGGDRFGSKGYYIQPTVFSDVKDDMLIATDEIFGPVQTILKFKNLDEVIARANNSRYGLAAGVFTQNLDTANRLMRALRVGSVWINCFDVFDATIPFGGYKMSGIGREKGIYSLNNYLQVKAVVTAIKNPAWL, encoded by the exons atggCGTCAAGAAGAGTATCTTCAATGCTCTCTCGCTCCTTCATGTCCTCGCCTTCTCTGTTCGCTCTtagag GCAAACACCACAACATGAACAGAGGAGTTTACGGATACAGCAACGTTGCTGCAGGCGAAGACACGATCACTCCGCCTGTGAAAGTAGAGCACACACAGCTCTTAATCGGCGGAAAGTTCGTTGATGCGGCCTCAG GAAAGACTTTCCCCACTTTGGATCCAAGAACTGGAGAAGTGATCGCTCAGGTGGCTGAAGGTGATGTGGAAGACGTGAACCGTGCGGTTTCGGCTGCACGCAAGGCCTTTGATGAAGGACCATGGCCTAGAATGACAGCTTAT GAGAGATCAAAGATACTTCTTCGTTTCGCTGACTTGGTCGACAAACACAACGACGAGATTGCTGCTATCGAGACTTGGGACAATGGGAAGCCTTTTGAACAGTCTTCCAAGATTGAAGTTCCTATGCTTGCTAGGGTGTTCCGTTACTATGCTG GTTGGGCAGACAAGATCCATGGAATGACGGTTCCAGGAGACGGTTCACACCATGTGCAGACACTCCATGAGCCTATTGGAGTCGCTGGACAGATCATCCCATGGAACTTCCCTCTTCTCATGCTTTCTTGGAAACTTGGACCAGCTTTGGCTTGCGGTAACACCGTTGTCCTCAAGACGGCTGAGCAAACTCCTCTATCTGCTCTTCTTGTTGGACGACTACTTCACGAG GCTGGACTTCCGGAAGGAGTTGTGAATATAGTGTCTGGATTTGGTCCTACAGCTGGTGCAGCCATAGCTAGTCACATGGACATTGACAAG GTTGCTTTCACCGGTTCTACTGATGTGGGAAAGATTATTCTTCAGTTGGCTTCAAAAAGCAACCTTAAGGCAGTGACCCTTGAGCTTGGAGGCAAGTCACCGTTCATTGTATGTGAAGATGCTGATGTGGATCAGGCCGTTGAGCTCGCTCATTTCGCTTTGTTCTTCAACCAG GGACAATGCTGCTGTGCTGGCTCGCGTACATTTGTACATGAACGTGTGTATGATGAGTTTGTAGAGAAAGCTAAAGCTCGTGCAATCAAACGCGCTGTTGGCGATCCCTTCAAGTCTGGCATTGAGCAAGGTCCTCAG gtggACTCAGAGCAATTTAAGAAAATCCTGAAGTTCATTAAACATGGAGTTGAGAGTGGAGCCACCTTACAAGCTGGAGGCGACCGGTTTGGTTCCAAGGGATACTACATTCAACCCACTGTCTTCTCAGACGTCAAA GACGACATGCTCATAGCAACAGACGAGATTTTCGGACCGGTTCAAACCATACTTAAATTCAA GAATCTAGATGAGGTGATTGCAAGGGCTAACAACTCAAGGTACGGTTTAGCTGCGGGAGTGTTCACACAGAATCTGGACACTGCGAACAGGCTGATGCGAGCGCTGAGGGTTGGTAGCGTTTGGATAAACTGTTTCGATGTGTTTGATGCCACAATTCCATTCGGAGGGTACAAGATGAGTGGGATTGGAAGAGAGAAAGGTATCTACAGTCTCAACAATTACTTGCAAGTCAAGGCTGTTGTTACTGCCATCAAGAATCCGGCTTGGctctaa
- the LOC103840738 gene encoding beta carbonic anhydrase 3, which yields MSTETYEDALKKLGELLSKKSDLGKVAASKIKKVTVELEELDSNKSSDAVERIKSGFIHFKTHKYLKKPSLYNALAKGQSPKFLVFACSDSRVSPTQILNFKPGEAFVVRNIANMVPPFDKTQHSGVGAALEFPVTALNVENILVIGHSRCGGIKGLMSIEDDAAPSKNVFIDNWVQIGTPAKNMIKQDFKHLSFNDQCSYCEKEAVNVSLGNLLSYPFVKERVVENKLAIRGAHYDFVKGTFDLWELDFKTTPAFSFS from the exons ATGTCGACGGAGACGTATGAAGATGCCCTTAAAAAACTAGGAGAGCTTCTCAG TAAGAAATCGGATCTCGGGAAAGTGGCGGCCTCAAAGATCAAGAAGGTAACGGTTGAGCTAGAGGAACTTGATTCCAACAAATCATCAGATGCAGTAGAGCGAATCAAATCCGGATTTATCCATTTCAAGACTCACAAGTATCT gaagaagcCATCTTTGTACAATGCACTTGCCAAAGGCCAGAGCCCCAAG tttcTGGTGTTTGCTTGTTCGGATTCTCGAGTTAGCCCTACTCAGATCTTGAATTTCAAACCTGGGGAAGCATTTGTCGTTAGAAACATTGCAAACATGGTGCCACCTTTTGACAAG ACGCAACACTCTGGTGTTGGTGCAGCCCTTGAATTTCCAGTTACAGCCCTCAAC GTGGAGAACATTCTGGTGATTGGTCACAGCCGTTGTGGTGGAATAAAGGGACTCATGTCCATCGAAGATGATGCTGCTCCTTCTAAGAA CGTCTTCATAGATAACTGGGTCCAGATCGGTACACCGGCAAAGAACATGATCAAGCAGGATTTCAAACATCTGAGCTTCAATGATCAATGCAGCTACTGTGAGAAG GAAGCCGTGAACGTGTCCTTAGGGAATCTGTTGTCTTACCCATTTGTGAAAGAGCGAGTGGTGGAGAACAAGCTCGCCATAAGAGGAGCTCACTACGATTTCGTGAAAGGAACGTTTGATCTCTGGGAACTCGACTTCAAGACCACCCCTGctttttccttttcttaa